From the genome of Metarhizium brunneum chromosome 4, complete sequence, one region includes:
- the ssb1 gene encoding Replication factor A protein 1 — protein sequence MDAASALSRGSLDVIFNDIDKAAKLFPVPVMQCLQVKPMGASATGGERYRLVMSDGDHYVQAMLATQANHVIHEGKLVRGSFARVKQYNPQNLKGKNILVILDLEVIESLGVQEKIGSPTAVETNDAKEQTIASNDFYGTKKEESKPQAMPSRPAVHDGGNIYPIEGLSPFQHKWTIKARVTMKSDIKTWHKPTGEGKLFSVNLLDESGEIKATGFNDQCDAFYDLLQEGSVYYISSPCRVNLAKKQFSNLPNDYEITFERDTRIEKAEDQTNVPQVRFNFCTIQELQNVEKDNTVDVIGVLKDVGEVSEITSKASGKPFQKRELTLVDDTGYSVRVTVWGKTANSFDANPESVVAFKGTKVSDFGGKSLSLLSSGTMTVDPDIPDAHRLKGWYDSSGRTDNFATHQNMASMGNAGGRANENKTIAQVKEENLGMDAPAYYSIKATIVFVKQENFCYPACSKEGCNKKVVETGDGWYCEKCSVSHERPDYRYIVSLNVADHTSHQWLNCFNETGEAIFGMSANQLMELKDNDDAKFMAAFEAVNCKKLNFRCRAKMDNFGDTQRVRYQIMSAAFLDFKSEGNKLAELIKQYDMNA from the exons ATGGATGCCGCGTCTGCCCTATCGAGGGGGTCCCTTGA TGtcatcttcaacgacatCGACAAAGCAGCGAAGCTCTTCCCCGTTCCTGTTATGCAATGCCTCCAAGTCAAGCCTATGGGTGCTTCGGCTACTGGAGGCGAACGATACAGACTGGTCATGAGCGACGGCGACCACTATGTTCAGGCCATGCTTGCAACGCAGGCAAACCACGTCATTCACGAGGGAAAGCTTGTACGAGGTAGTTTCGCTCGTGTCAAACAGTATAACCCTCAGAACTTGAAGGGAAAGAA CATTCTCGtcatcctcgacctcgaggtCATTGAATCCCTGGGCGTGCAAGAAAAGATTGGCAGCCCAACGGCTGTCGAGACCAATGATGCCAAAGAACAAACCATCGCTAGCAACGACTTTTACGGAACTAAGAAGGAAGAGAGCAAGCCGCAGGCTATGCCTTCAAGGCCAGCGGTTCACGACGGCGGCAACATCTATCCTATCGAAGGTCTCTCACCCTTCCAGCACAAGTGGACGATCAAGGCGCGAGTCACAATGAAGTCGGATATCAAGACATGGCATAAGCCCACAGGAGAGGGCAAGCTCTTCAGTGTGAACCTTCTCGACGAGAGTGGTGAGATCAAAGCCACTGGATTCAACGACCAGTGCGACGCGTTTTATGACCTCCTGCAAGAAGGTTCCGTCTACTACATTTCCAGCCCCTGTCGAGTGAATCTGGCAAAGAAGCAGTTCTCCAATCTACCAAACGATTACGAAATCACATTCGAGCGAGATACGAGAATCGAAAAGGCCGAGGATCAGACGAATGTGCCCCAGGTCCGGTTCAACTTCTGCACGATCCAGGAGCTACAAAATGTCGAAAAGGACAACACTGTTGACGTCATTGGCGTTTTGAAGGACGTTGGCGAAGTCAGCGAAATCACCTCCAAGGCGTCTGGCAAGCCCTTCCAGAAGCGAGAGCTCACTCTGGTTGATGACACGGGCTACTCTGTGCGCGTAACCGTCTGGGGTAAAACCGCCAACTCGTTCGACGCCAACCCCGAATCCGTAGTCGCCTTCAAGGGCACCAAGGTGTCCGACTTTGGCGGCAAGAGCCTCAGCCTCCTGTCGTCTGGCACCATGACGGTCGACCCCGACATCCCCGACGCCCACCGCCTCAAGGGCTGGTACGACTCCTCCGGGCGGACGGACAACTTCGCCACGCACCAAAATATGGCGAGCATGGGCAATGCCGGGGGCCGCGCAAACGAGAACAAGACCATTGCCCAGGTCAAGGAGGAGAATCTCGGCATGGACGCCCCCGCCTACTACTCCATCAAGGCCACCATCGTCTTTGTCAAACAAGAAAACTTCTGCTACCCCGCCTGCTCCAAGGAGGGCTGCAACAAGAAGGTGGTCGAGACCGGGGATGGATGGTACTGCGAGAAGTGCAGCGTGTCCCACGAGCGCCCTGATTACCGGTACATCGTGTCGCTCAACGTAGCAGACCACACGAGCCACCAATGGCTCAACTGCTTCAACGAGACGGGCGAAGCCATCTTTGGCATGTCGGCCAACCAGCTTATGGAGCTCAAGGACAACGACGATGCCAAGTTCATGGCGGCGTTTGAGGCCGTGAATTGCAAGAAGTTGAATTTCAGGTGTAGAGCGAAGATGGATAACTTTGGCGATACGCAGAG GGTCCGATATCAAATAATGAGCGCAGCGTTCTTGGATTTCAAGAGCGAGGGCAACAAGTTGGCCGAGTTGATCAAGCAGTATGACATGAATGCCTGA
- the TP53I3 gene encoding Quinone oxidoreductase PIG3 — MATMKAVEIKGGKGERDALFINAETPKPTAGTGQAIVKIKAFGINRMDIIQRRGLYPLPPQAPSTLGVEFSGVIESFGPGDHGSFNAGDPVLGLAYGGAYAEYIAVSSKMLLHKPDHMSFEQAAAVPEAWITATQALHSVLGFTAGKSVLWHAGASGVSIAGIQLSRAAGASEVYATAGSDDKCAFVTGEVGATAAFNYKTTDWAREIRDRTGGRGVDYIVDFVGADYFQKNLDVAARDGRIVLLGTLSGGKVPDADISQILYKRIRIEGSTLRSRDEEYQGRLRDRLETYCPEFASGKFKIVVDKVMPWEEIREAHKYMEDGKNTGKIVCTIS, encoded by the exons ATGGCGACCATGAAAGCAGTCG AAATcaaaggcggcaagggcgaGCGGGACGCCCTCTTCATCAACGCGGAAACCCCCAAGCCAACCGCCGGCACCGGCCaggccattgtcaagatcaaggcaTTCGGCATCAACCGCATGGACATCATCCAGCGGCGCGGCCTGTacccgctgccgccgcaggCGCCCTCCACGCTGGGCGTCGAGTTCAGCGGCGTCATCGAGTCCTTTGGCCCCGGGGACCACGGGAGCTTCAACGCCGGCGACCCGGTGCTCGGGCTGGCCTACGGCGGCGCCTACGCCGAGTACATCGCCGTCAGCTCCAAGATGCTGCTCCACAAGCCGGACCACATGAGCTTCGAGCAGGCGGCCGCCGTCCCGGAGGCGTGGATCACCGCCACGCAGGCGCTGCACTCGGTGCTGGGCTTCACGGCGGGCAAGTCGGTCCTGTGGCACGCCGGCGCGTCCGGGGTGTCCATCGCGGGCATCCAGCTGTCGAGGGCGGCCGGCGCGTCCGAGGTGTACGCGACGGCCGGATCCGACGACAAGTGCGCCTTTGTGACGGGCGAGGTCGGCGCCACCGCGGCCTTCAACTACAAGACGACGGACTGGGCGCGGGAGATCAGGGACCGGACGGGCGGCAGGGGCGTCGACTACATTGTCGACTTTGTCGGCGCCGACTACTTCCAGAAGAACCTGGACGTCGCGGCCAGGGACGGCCGGATCGTCCTGCTGGGCACGCTGAGCGGCGGCAAGGTGCCCGACGCGGACATTTCGCAGATCCTGTACAAGAGGATCCGCATCGAGGGCAGCACGCTGCGCAGCCGGGATGAGGAGTATCAGGGCAGGCTGAGGGATCGGCTGGAGACGTACTGCCCCGAGTTTGCGTCCGGCAAGTTCAAGATCGTCGTGGACAAGGTGATGCCGTGGGAGGAGATTCGGGAGGCGCACAAGTACATGGAGGATGGGAAGAACACGGGCAAGATTGTGTGCACTATTTCCTAA
- the tropI_3 gene encoding Hydrolase tropI — protein MTEVDIATKAPESDAQEQQTEQRPETTTPAEPPAQTGEHCVTDRPTPSGQSSTGEIIKLNDVDVYISKPSDYPHAHSKLLLLLTGGTGIKSVNNQIQADKFASEGYLVLMPDLFAGDSVPLSTAITDSSSSIIEQVKLQAVGVVKSFIIDMWLARITPDKVMPILRKVIEAAQDQYADAIKNGEGIYAVGYCVGGRFVLLLAQETEEQGSDEEAGALKKGPYIKAGALAHGASVTPDDFNNLRAPLSLVCVENDNLFPDEVRKVGEDAMSKANLEHEVQVYPGVPHGFAVVGAYADSAITEAQTTAYEQMLRWINEH, from the exons ATGACTGAAGTCGACATCGCCACCAAAGCTCCCGAGAGCGACGCTCAGGAGCAGCAGACTGAGCAGAGGCCGGAGACCACCACACCTGCAGAACCGCCAGCTCAGACCGGGGAGCACTGCGTAACTGACCGACCAACTC CTAGTGGACAGTCGTCAACCGGTGAGATCATTAAACTAAACGATGTCGAC GTATATATTTCCAAACCATCCGACTACCCACATGCGCACTCAAagctcctcctgctcctcaCGGGTGGCACTGGAATCAAGTCGGTCAACAATCAAATCCAAGCCGACAAATTCGCCTCAGAGGGCTACCTCGTATTGATGCCGGACCTCTTTGCCGGCGACAGCGTCCCCTTATCCACGGCCATCACCgactcctcctcctccatcatcgaGCAAGTCAAGCTCCAGGCCGTCGGGGTCGTCAAGTCCTTCATTATCGACATGTGGCTGGCCCGCATCACCCCGGACAAGGTCATGCCCATCCTGCGCAAGGTCATTGAGGCAGCGCAAGACCAGTACGCAGACGCCATCAAGAATGGCGAGGGGATATACGCAGTTGGGTACTGCGTTGGTGGACGGTTCGTCCTCCTGCTGGCTCAGGAGACGGAAGAGCAGggcagcgacgaggaggcggGCGCGTTGAAGAAGGGCCCGTATATCAAGGCCGGAGCTCTGGCGCACGGTGCGTCGGTCACGCCCGACGATTTCAACAACCTGAGGGCACCGCTGAGCCTAGTGTGTGTTGAAAACGACAACCTGTTTCCAGACGAGGTGCGGAAGGTGGGCGAGGatgccatgtccaaggcAAATCTTGAGCACGAGGTGCAGGTCTATCCTGGCGTGCCACATG GTTTTGCTGTAGTGGGCGCATATGCAGATAGCGCCATTACCGAAGCACAAACAACTGCATATGAGCAAATGTTGAGATGGATAAACGAACACTAG